In the genome of Chaetodon auriga isolate fChaAug3 chromosome 15, fChaAug3.hap1, whole genome shotgun sequence, one region contains:
- the pou4f3 gene encoding POU domain, class 4, transcription factor 3: MMTMNGKQHFSMHPALHEPKYPGLHSGSEGMRRVCLPAPQLQGNIFGGFDESLLARAEALAAADSIVSHGKSHPFKPDVTYHTMSSVPCTSASSSSSTTVPISHVPSTIASHHHHHHHLGQTLEAGDLLDHLSSSLAVTGMGAPEPPGMTTPAHHHQHPHHHLQTMGQLHQAMANMAHPHSLSVHGGMACVNDVESDPRELEAFAERFKQRRIKLGVTQADVGSALANLKIPGVGSLSQSTICRFESLTLSHNNMIALKPVLQAWLEEAEAAYREKSSKPDLFNGNERKRKRTSIAAPEKRSLEAYFAIQPRPSSEKIAAIAEKLDLKKNVVRVWFCNQRQKQKRMKYSAVH; this comes from the exons atgatgacCATGAACGGCAAGCAGCATTTCTCCATGCACCCGGCTCTGCACGAGCCCAAGTATCCCGGCCTGCACTCAGGCTCGGAGGGCATGCGCAGAGTCTGTCTGCCCGCCCCGCAG CTGCAGGGCAATATATTCGGAGGCTTTGATGAGAGCCTGCTGGCACGGGCAGAGGCTCTGGCGGCTGCTGACAGCATTGTCTCTCACGGCAAGAGCCACCCGTTCAAACCAGACGTGACTTACCATACCATGAGCAGTGTCCCCTGcacctcagcctcctcttcttcctccaccaccgTGCCCATCTCCCACGTCCCCTCCACCATCGCctcccaccatcaccaccaccaccacctcggACAGACCCTGGAGGCCGGGGACCTCCTGGACCACCTCTCCTCCAGCCTGGCCGTGACCGGGATGGGCGCTCCGGAGCCTCCCGGGATGACCACGCCGGcgcaccaccaccagcaccctcACCACCACCTGCAGACCATGGGGCAGCTGCACCAGGCGATGGCCAACATGGCCCACCCTCACTCTCTGTCAGTGCACGGCGGCATGGCATGCGTCAACGACGTGGAGTCGGATCCCAGGGAGCTGGAAGCCTTCGCCGAGCGCTTCAAGCAGAGGAGGATCAAACTCGGGGTGACCCAGGCGGACGTCGGGTCGGCGCTGGCCAACCTCAAGATCCCCGGTGTGGGGTCCTTGAGCCAGAGCACCATCTGCAGGTTCGAGTCCCTCACCTTGTCCCACAACAACATGATAGCGCTCAAGCCGGTTCTCCAGGCCTggctggaggaagcagaggctgCGTACcgggagaaaagcagcaagcCGGACCTTTTCAACGGGAACGAGAGGAAAAGAAAGCGCACCTCCATCGCCGCGCCGGAGAAGCGCTCTTTGGAGGCTTACTTTGCCATCCAGCCTCGGCCCTCCTCGGAAAAAATTGCGGCCATCGCCGAAAAACTGGACCTGAAAAAGAACGTGGTTCGAGTGTGGTTTTGCAACCAGCGGCAAAAACAGAAACGAATGAAATACTCTGCGGTGCACTGA